Below is a genomic region from Halorussus salinus.
AAGCGGACCGTCGTCCCGAATCGACCCCGCGAGGACGTAGGGCGCGTCGTTTGCGACGCACTCGTACATCACGCCCTCCTCGACCAGTCCGTCTTCGACGGCCTCCTCGATGCCGCCAGCCCGGATTATCTCGCTGATGGTGTAGATGTGGTGCTTGTGGCCCTTCCGGGGGCTTTCGAGCGTCTCCACGTCTAAGCCCAGCGACGTGCCGTACTGGCCGCGTTCGAGGTCGTGGACCGCGAAGCCGTTGCCCGCCGAGAGCATGTCCACGTAGCCCTCGCGGACCAGTCGGGCCAGCGCGTCGCCAGCGCCCGCGTGGATGACCGCGGGACCGGCGACCGCCAAGACGGTGCCACCCTCGGCCTTCGTCTCGGCGACGGCCTCGGCGATTTCCCGGATGAGCGACCCCGACGGGCGCTCGGCGGACACCCCGCCCTGCATGAACCCGAACGGACCCTTCGACCCGCGGGGGCGCTCGGGCGGGTCCACCCGGACGCCAGCCTCGTCGGTCACCACGAAGTCGCCCTCCTCGATGGCGTTCAGGACCTTCGTGTAGGCCCGCGGGCCGTCGTCCGCGGTCTCCGCGTCGCTCTCTCCATCTCCGGCCTCCGCGTCGGGGTCCGACGCCGGTTCGACCACGACGGCGCAGTCCATCTCGACGTTCTCGACGGGGAGCCACTCGCCCTCGTAGCGAACTTTCGTCGGGTGGTTCGTCGTGGAGTAGAAGCCGTGGGGCACCACTTTGTCGCCGGGTGCGGGTTCGAGCGTCGCGTCGGGCGGGTCCGAGAGGTGCGCACCGTGCTGGTGGAGTTCGTGCAGGATTTCGCGCAGGGACTCCTCGTCGTCGGCCGTGACCACCATCCGGCAGTACGACTCGGCGTCCTTGTGCGTCCCCACGTCGAAGACCTCCACGTCGAAGTCGCCCCCGAGGTCCATCACGACGCCGAAGCACTGTTGCATCATCCCCGAGTCGATGATGTGGCCCTCCAGCTCGACCGTGCGTGCGACTGTCATACCCGGAGAACGGAAGGCCGAGCAATCAACGTTGCGCTGGCGGTGGTTATTCGCTGGTCGCAGAACGGTCGGAGTCGAGGAGTCAGTCCCGGAGCGCCTCGACCGGACGCTCGTTGGCGGCCTTCCACGCGGGGTAGAGTCCGCTGATGACCGCCGCACCGACCCCGAACGCGAGTCCGAGTCCGATGTACTGGAACCCCTTCGCGGTGAACGCGAATGGGTCCCCGAGCAGTTGCCGGTTGATGAGCAGCCCGAGTCCGAGACTCAACACGGCACCGACGAGCGCGCCGACGAGTCCGAGGAGCGCCGACTCCCCGAGCATGAGCTTGAGGATGTCGAACCGGCCGTAGCCGACCGCCCGGAGGACGCCGATCTCCTCGCGGCGCTCGATGACGCTCATCAACTGGACGTTCAGGATGGAGATGCCCGCCACGAGCAACGAGATGCCCCCGACCCCGAGGAGAAAGAGGTTGATGGTCGACATCTGCTCGTTGAACCGCTCGATGGAGTCTTTGAAATCGACGATGCGGTAGCGGTCCTCGCGGCCGAAGCCCAGACGCTCACGGAGCATCACCGCGGTCCGGTTGGCTTCGGTCGGCGAATCGGTCCGAATCTGAACCTGCGAGTACTGATCCTCCTCGAACGTCGACATCGGGACGAGAACGCCATCGTCGAGGCTCTGGAACGCGCCGCCGCGGGGTTGGTCTTCGAGGACGCCCGCGACTCGGTACGACTTGCCGTCGAGCGTGACGCTACTGCCGGGACCTACGCCGTAGGTGGCGGCGGTCTCCGCGCCGACCAGCACCTGCTTGCGCCACGTGTTCGGTATCCGCCCGCGCTTCGTCGAGAGGTACTGGCGGGCCTCCTCGAGACCGTAGACGGAGACCGGCCCGGACTGCCGGAGATGCGACAGCCGCCCGCGGCGCTGTTTCATCGCGTACACCTCGTCGTCGGCGTCCACGTTCGACTTCACCTTCGAGACCTGACTCTGCGAGAGCGTGAAGTTGGCGTCCTCGCCCGGCATGACGAGGACCGTGTTCCCGAACGTCGCGCCTTGGAGGAACGACAGTTTGAACGCGACGCCGAACACGCCGAGCGAGGCGATGGCGACGACGCCGATGACGACGCCGAGCATCGCCAGCGCCGACCGAGTTTTGGCCCGAGAGAGGTTCCTGCGGGCGAGCATCGCCAGCGGAAACCGCTCGAACAGCCACTCCATCATCGTATTCGTCCGTCCACGAGTTCGATGGTTCGGTCGGCGAACTCCGTCACCTGTTCGTCGTGGGTGACGGCGACGACCGCGACGCCGTCGTCGGTGATGCGACCGAACTCCGCGAGGACCTGCGACCCGGTGTCTTGGTCCAAGTTCCCGGTGGGTTCGTCGGCCAGCACGAGGTCGGGTTCGTTGACCAGCGACCGCGCGACCGCGACGCGCTGTTTCTGGCCGCCGGAGAGTTCGTTCGGGAGGTGGCCGAGTCGGTCGCCGAGACCGACCCGTTCCAGCAGGTCCGTGGCGAGGTCGTGGGTCGCCGACCGGTCGCCGTCGAGCAGCCGAGGCACCTTCACGTTCTCGACGGCCGACAGCGTCGGGATGAGATAGAAGTTCTGGAAGACGAACCCGACGGTGCGCTTGCGCAGTCGCGTCCGCTCGGCGATAGAGAGGTCGCTCACCGCGGTTCCCCGGACCGAGACCGTGCCCTCCGTGGGCGTGTCGAGCAGTCCGAGTTGGTTCAACAGCGTCGATTTGCCGCTCCCGCTCGGGCCGACGACCGCGACGAACTCGCCGGGACGAACTTCGATATCGATACCCTTGAGCGCACGCAGGACCTCCTCGCCGGAGTCGTACTCTTTGACGACGTTTCGCGAGCGGATAACGGGCGACGTGTCGGCGGCCGACTCGCCGTCGTTCCCGCCGGATTCGCCGTCGGTCGTGGCGGGGGTAGCGTCGGTCGCTCCGGTCTCGCCGTCGGTCGTCGCGTCGGTCGCGTCGGCGAGACCCGCGGTAGTTCCCTCGGTCGATTCGTCAGTCGCCACGGAACCACCTCCAACCGCCCGCGAGCGCGACCAGTCCGACGAGACCGCCGCCGACGAGCGGCAGTGATAGCGGGAGCGACGACCCCGACTCGGAAGTGGCCGGTTCCGCGGGGCGTTGGGGTACGTCGTAGGTCACCGAGACGGTCCGATTCCGGCGCACGTCGTCCACGATGTAGCTGACCCGCAGCGGAACCGTCACCGTCGAGACGTTCCCGTCGAGTTGCGCCCGAACCTTGAACGAGGTGAAGTCGCTCGACGCCACTTTACCGACGAAGTATTCGGCGGTCGATTGACCGGGCGAGACGTTCTCGCCCGACTTCACGCCGACGGTCACGCCGAGTACGTCGGTCGTCCCGACGTTGCTCGCGCTCCCGGAAATCTGGAGCGTCTGGCCGCGGCGCACGACCGAGAGGCCGGTGAGTTCGATGGCTCCGGGACTCGAAAGCGGGGTGAACGTCGGCCGAAGCGTCCGGGTGACGCTCCGGTGAGTCCCGTTCGCAGTCGTGTATTCGAGATCTGCGGTCAGATTCGCGGTTCCCTCGGTATCGCCGCTCACCTCGAACGCGAACTGCTCGGTAGACGTTGCGGCCAGTTTCGCGACGCTTCGGCGGTTGTCCTTCACCGACACGCCGTCACCCCGGAGTCGGACTTCGACGCTCCGAATCTCCTCGTCGTTTCCGTTCGACAGCGAGAAGTTCAGCGTCGTTCGACTGCCGGGGAGGGTCGGTTCGGTCTCGACCGTCATCTTGGGATGGGGGTCGTAGACGGTGATTCCGACCGGTTGCTCGACTACGTAGTCGGTCTTATCGGTGCGGCGTAACTCGAGGTGGACCGTGAGGTCGTGTTCGCCCGGTTCCTCCAAGGCGAACGACTGTGCGCTTTCGAGACGCTGGCCGGACCAGAGTCGCTTGTTCGGGGTCTTCTCCGCGAGTACCTCGCCGTCGGACTGTCGGCGTATCTCGACGGTCTCGACGTACACGTCGCCGTCTCCGTCTTCGACGTTCTCGACGTGCGTCGTGAGCGTGACGTTCGACCCCGCTTCCGGTTGGGTGTCGTTCAGCGATGTCCTGACCGTCACGAGCGTCGGCGTACTGGACTGGGCCGCGGCGGTGTCGAGGGCGGCAGGTTCTTCGCCAGAGGAGACCGACTCCTTCGCGGGAGTATCGGCCGCTCCGGCGGAGGCGGCGACCGCGGGGGCGACTCCGGAGGCGGCCGCCGAGACGACGACGACCAGACACGCGAGGAGTCGTGCCGTCGTCATCGCGGCGCACACCTCTCGGTCGTCGGTTCGGCGTCTGTCGGTGAGGAGGGGCGAACGTGGCGGAGGGCGGGCGTGCCGTCGTCGCCGGACCGGTCCGCACGCGTCGGACCGTCCCGCCGAGTTCGGACGCCGCGCCGCGTCGTGTTCGGGGACATGTCGGTACGGGTTGATATCTCTGCTTTCATTAATAACGTTAGGATTTCTTCGAGCGACGGTCCGCCGTCCTCGATTCTTCCGCTCGATTCACCGCTCGGAGAAAGGCCCGTTCAGTCGATTACTGGGGTTCCCGGTCTGTGCCGTCCCGGCCGACGCGTCACGCGACGTTCTGCTCGACCAACTCCCCGCCCTCGTCGCCGAACCGGTCGCTCGACAGTGAACTCACGTCTACGAGCGACGCCTCGCCGTCCAGACAGAGTTGGGCGACCAACGTCCCGGTCGCCGGGGCGTGCTGGAAGCCGTGACCCGAGAACCCGGCCGCGGTGACGAACCCCGGCGCGGTCTCCTCGATAATCGGGTGGTGGTCGGGCGTCACGGCGTACAACCCGGCCCACCCGCGCTTGATGCGCGAGTCGGCGTCGAAGTAGGTCGCGCAGTCGGCCGCGCGCTCGACCGCGGTCGCCGCCCACTCGATGTCCATCGACTCCGAGTAGGCGTCCGGGTCCACGTCGGGGTCCTCGTCGCCAAACTGTCCCCCGACCAGCGCCGCGCCGTCGCGCTCGGGTCGGAAGTACGACCCCGTGTCGAGGTCGATGGTCAGAGGCACGTCTTCGGGGACCGGCGTCGTCGGTTCGACCGTCGCAATCTGGCGTCGCCGGGGGTGTATCGGCAGGTCGAGGCCAGCCAGTTCGGCGACCCGACTCGCCCACGCTCCGGCGGCGTTCACCACGAAGTCGGCGTCGATGCGCTCGTCGTCGGTCTCGACGCCGACGACGCCCGAATCGTCGGTCAGCACGTCCCGAACCGCCGTCTTCGTTCGAATGTCCGCTCCGGCCTCGCGGGCCGCCTCGGCGTACCCCTGTACGGCGAGGTTCGGGTCCGCGAAACCGTCCTCGGCGTTGTACTGGGCCGCGACGAACTCCTCGTCCCGGAGTCCGGGGCAGTGTTCGCGGGCCTCGGCGGGCGAGAGGTACTCACTGCCGACGCCGAGGTCGTTCTGCATCGCCACGTCGGCCCGGAACCGTTCGGCGGTCCCGTCGCTCCGCGCGAGAAAGAGATAGCCCGGTCGCCGATGTTCGATGTTCACGCCGAACTCGTCGGCGAAGCCGTCCCAGACTTCCATGCTCGCCAGCGAGAGCCTGACGTTGACCTCCGTCGAGAACTGCATCCTGATGCCGCCCGCCGAACGCGCGGTGCTTCCCATCCCGAGCGACCCCTTCTCCGCGAGCGTGACGTTCGCGCCGCGCTCCGCGAGCGCGTACGCCGAGGAGAGTCCGACGATTCCGCCGCCGACCACGACAACGTCCATATCTCCAGATACTCGACGCCACGGCTAAATAAGTGTACTGTTACCACATGGCGAGAAAGATTCGCAGGTCGAAGGTGTCGGTCGGTTCGAACGCTTCAGCCGCCGAGGAACTGCTTGCGAACCTCGTCGTCGCCGAGGAGGTCCCGGCCCGAGCCTTCGTAGCGGTTCTCGCCTTGGGCCAACACGTAGCCGCGGTCGCACCGCCGCAGGGCCTCCTTGGCGTTCTGTTCGACCATCAGGACGGCCGTGCCCGAGTCGTTGACCGCGTCCACGCGGTCGAACATCTCGGTCACGAGGTCGGGCGCGAGTCCAGCCGACGGCTCGTCGAGTAAGAGGAGGTCGGGGTCCAGCATCAGCGCCGCGCCCATCGCGAGCATCTGCTGTTGGCCGCCCGAGAGCGTCCCGGCGTTCGCGTCGAGTCGCTCTTCGAGGATGGGGAACCGCTCGAAGACGGCCCGGCGGCGTTCCTCGGGCGTCTCGTCGAGGATGTACGCGCCGAGTCGCAGGTTCTCCTCGACCGTCAGCGACGGGAACACGTTGTCCACCTGCGGGACGTAGCTCAGTCCCTCGTGGATGACCTCCTCGGGGTCCATGTCGCCGATGTCGCCCCCGTCGAAGGTGATGGAGCCGTCCAGTCGGTCGGCGATGCCGAAGACGGCCTTCATCGCGGTGGACTTGCCAGCCCCGTTCGGACCGACGATGGTGACGTACTCGCCCTCCTCGACGTGGAGGTCCACGTTCGAGAGGACCTGTAGCTCGCCGTAGCCCGCGTCGAGGGCCGACACGTCGAGGAGGCTCACGCGACCACCTCCGTCGCTCGCTCGGCGGTCTCCCGTCGCTCGCCGACCGCCAGTCGCTCGCGGGCCGTCTCGTCTCGGTCCAACTGCTCGTGAGTGTATCGTGCGTTCATGGTCACTCTCCGAGGTACGCCTCGATGACGCGCTCGTCCGCCAGTACCTCCTCGGGGTCGCCCTCCACGAGGAGGCTCCCCTGCTGGAGGACGACGAGTCGGTCCACGAGTTCGGTCAGCGTCTCCAACTCGTGTTCGATGATGACGACCGTCATCCCCTCGTCGTTCAGTTCGCGGATGCGGTCGGCGATGTCGCGGGTCAGCGAGGGGTTGACCCCCGCGAACGGTTCGTCCAGCATCAGCAGGTCCGGTTCGAGCATCAGCACCCGCGCGAGTTCCAGCAGTTTGCGCTGGCCGCCCGAGAGGTTGCTGGAGTACTCGTCTTCGAGGTGGTCCAACTCGAACGCCTCGATGAGTTCGTCCGCGCGCTCGCGGACCTCGCGCTCGGTGGTCTGCATTCCGTCCGTGCGCAGGAGCGCGGGAAGCGTCCGCTCGCCGGGTTGCTCGGGCGCGGCCAGTCGCACGTTGTCCCGGACGGTCATCGTCTCCAACTCGCGGGTCCGCTGGAACGTCCGGACCAGTCCCTTCCGGGCTAGCTCCTCGGGGGAGTCGCCGGTCACCTCCTCGCCCGCGAATCGGACCTGTCCGTCGTCGGGCGTCAGCACGCCGCTGACGCAGTTGAAGAACGTGGACTTCCCGGCCCCGTTGGGACCCATCACGCCCACGAGTTCGCCCTCCTCGACCGACAGCGAGAGCCGGTCGATGGCCCGGAGGCCGCCGAACTCCTTGACGATGCCGTCCACGTCGAGGAGGGTCACGTGTCCACCCCCAGTTCCTTCGCGTCGCCCCAGATGCCCGCCGGGCGGTACCGGATGACCGCGACGAGGACGAGACCGACGAAGATGAGTCGGATGGAGGCGAACGCGTCCGCCGAGACCGGCGCGACGCCGAGCGCGAACCGCGAGGCGAGTCGCAGGCCCATGATGACCGCGAGGCCAGCCAGCACCGCGCGGTGGTTCGACGCGCCGCCCAAAAGCATCCCAATCCAGACCGTCACCGTCACCTGAATCGTGAAGTAGCCGGGCGCGACCGCGCCGTTGTAGAGCGCGAACAGGCCGCCAGCGAGTCCGGCGAGCGCCGCGCCGTAGACGAACGACTGCATCTTGTAGGTGAACGTGGACTTGCCGACCGATCGCGTGACGAGTTCGTCGGCGCGGATGGCCCGCAGGACCCGGCCGTACGGCGAGTCGGTGAGTCGCGTCACGACCGCGAAGACGATTGCGCAGACGCCGCCGAACAACAGCAGGGTCGCCAGTAGCGTCGTGTCGGTGTTGCCCGCGAGGTCCTTGATCGGCTGTGGCACGCCGAGGATGCCGGTGTTCCCGCCGAAGACGCCGCGGAAGTTGACGAACAGCGAGTGGAATATCTCGGCGGTCGCCAGCGTGGCGATGGCCAGAAAGTCGTCCCGGAGTCGGAGCGAGGTCGCCCCGACGACCGCGCCGAGGAGTCCCGCGACGACGATTCCGGCGACGAGCGCCAGCGGCCACGGGAAGCCGAGGCCGATACCCGCGAAGGGGTCCTCGGCCGACAGCATCGCGACCGTGTAGCCCCCGGCCGCGAAGAAGACCACGTGGCCGAAGTTGACCAGCCCAGTGTGGCCGTACTGGAGGTCCAACCCCAGCACGAGGACGCCGTAGATGGCGAACAGGATGGCGACCTCCAAGAAGACGTACAGCGCGCCGGGGAGCGTCGCGCTGATGGGCGTCAGCAGGAACAGCGCCGCCAGCAGGGCCAACGCGCCCCCGAAGACGAGCGCCGTGTCGCCGCTCCCGTCGGGGAGGCGGTCGCCGATGCTTCCGGGGAGGCGGTCGGCGACGCTCACGCCTCACGCACCTCCTGACCGGCGATACCGCTGGGCTTGACCAGCAGGACGACGACGAGGATGAAGAACGCCACCGCCGTCGAGATGCCCGTCATCCCTGCGGGGAGGAACGCCGTCGAGAGCGCCAGCACGAGACCGATGACGTAGGCTCCCGCGATGGCTCCGTACGGACTCCCGGCACCGCCCAAGATGGCGGCCGCGAGAATCTGCAGGATGTGGCTGAACCCGGTACTCGAACTGACGTTCGTCTGGATGCCGATGAGGACGCCCGCGAGTCCGGCCAGCACGCCCGCCAGCACCCACACGCTGTCCCGGATGAACTGCGTGTCGATGCCCCGGACGCGGGCCAGACTCTCGTCGTCGCCCATCGCGCGCATCGCGATGCCCACGTCGGTCCGGGTCAGCATCGCGTGCAGGACGACGAAGACCGCGACCGCACTGCCGACGACCACGAGTTGTTCGGACGTGACGAACAGGTCGCCCAGCAGGTCCACCGGGCCGACCGCGAGGGCCGGGAGACCGTCGAACTGGTAGGTCGTGGTCTCGGTGTCGAAGTAGCGCGCGCTCCGGCCGCCGGTGAGTCGGATGAGATTCCGGAGCGCCAGCCCGAGACCGATGGACGTGAGCAGCATCGGCACCGGACCGGTGTCGTTGATGGGCGTGAAGAACGCCCGTGCGAGGACGAGACTGGCGATGCCGCCACCAGCCATCGCGACGAGCGCCGCGACCGGCAGGGGCAA
It encodes:
- a CDS encoding ABC transporter ATP-binding protein — protein: MTLLDVDGIVKEFGGLRAIDRLSLSVEEGELVGVMGPNGAGKSTFFNCVSGVLTPDDGQVRFAGEEVTGDSPEELARKGLVRTFQRTRELETMTVRDNVRLAAPEQPGERTLPALLRTDGMQTTEREVRERADELIEAFELDHLEDEYSSNLSGGQRKLLELARVLMLEPDLLMLDEPFAGVNPSLTRDIADRIRELNDEGMTVVIIEHELETLTELVDRLVVLQQGSLLVEGDPEEVLADERVIEAYLGE
- a CDS encoding ABC transporter permease translates to MMEWLFERFPLAMLARRNLSRAKTRSALAMLGVVIGVVAIASLGVFGVAFKLSFLQGATFGNTVLVMPGEDANFTLSQSQVSKVKSNVDADDEVYAMKQRRGRLSHLRQSGPVSVYGLEEARQYLSTKRGRIPNTWRKQVLVGAETAATYGVGPGSSVTLDGKSYRVAGVLEDQPRGGAFQSLDDGVLVPMSTFEEDQYSQVQIRTDSPTEANRTAVMLRERLGFGREDRYRIVDFKDSIERFNEQMSTINLFLLGVGGISLLVAGISILNVQLMSVIERREEIGVLRAVGYGRFDILKLMLGESALLGLVGALVGAVLSLGLGLLINRQLLGDPFAFTAKGFQYIGLGLAFGVGAAVISGLYPAWKAANERPVEALRD
- a CDS encoding NAD(P)/FAD-dependent oxidoreductase; translation: MDVVVVGGGIVGLSSAYALAERGANVTLAEKGSLGMGSTARSAGGIRMQFSTEVNVRLSLASMEVWDGFADEFGVNIEHRRPGYLFLARSDGTAERFRADVAMQNDLGVGSEYLSPAEAREHCPGLRDEEFVAAQYNAEDGFADPNLAVQGYAEAAREAGADIRTKTAVRDVLTDDSGVVGVETDDERIDADFVVNAAGAWASRVAELAGLDLPIHPRRRQIATVEPTTPVPEDVPLTIDLDTGSYFRPERDGAALVGGQFGDEDPDVDPDAYSESMDIEWAATAVERAADCATYFDADSRIKRGWAGLYAVTPDHHPIIEETAPGFVTAAGFSGHGFQHAPATGTLVAQLCLDGEASLVDVSSLSSDRFGDEGGELVEQNVA
- a CDS encoding branched-chain amino acid ABC transporter permease; translation: MSVADRLPGSIGDRLPDGSGDTALVFGGALALLAALFLLTPISATLPGALYVFLEVAILFAIYGVLVLGLDLQYGHTGLVNFGHVVFFAAGGYTVAMLSAEDPFAGIGLGFPWPLALVAGIVVAGLLGAVVGATSLRLRDDFLAIATLATAEIFHSLFVNFRGVFGGNTGILGVPQPIKDLAGNTDTTLLATLLLFGGVCAIVFAVVTRLTDSPYGRVLRAIRADELVTRSVGKSTFTYKMQSFVYGAALAGLAGGLFALYNGAVAPGYFTIQVTVTVWIGMLLGGASNHRAVLAGLAVIMGLRLASRFALGVAPVSADAFASIRLIFVGLVLVAVIRYRPAGIWGDAKELGVDT
- a CDS encoding branched-chain amino acid ABC transporter permease, yielding MGLAQNVVFGLVTGSYIAIAAIGFTLIYGIVNMINFAYGEYLTIGAFVGVLSAGMLPLPLPVAALVAMAGGGIASLVLARAFFTPINDTGPVPMLLTSIGLGLALRNLIRLTGGRSARYFDTETTTYQFDGLPALAVGPVDLLGDLFVTSEQLVVVGSAVAVFVVLHAMLTRTDVGIAMRAMGDDESLARVRGIDTQFIRDSVWVLAGVLAGLAGVLIGIQTNVSSSTGFSHILQILAAAILGGAGSPYGAIAGAYVIGLVLALSTAFLPAGMTGISTAVAFFILVVVLLVKPSGIAGQEVREA
- a CDS encoding ABC transporter ATP-binding protein, with amino-acid sequence MRSRNVVKEYDSGEEVLRALKGIDIEVRPGEFVAVVGPSGSGKSTLLNQLGLLDTPTEGTVSVRGTAVSDLSIAERTRLRKRTVGFVFQNFYLIPTLSAVENVKVPRLLDGDRSATHDLATDLLERVGLGDRLGHLPNELSGGQKQRVAVARSLVNEPDLVLADEPTGNLDQDTGSQVLAEFGRITDDGVAVVAVTHDEQVTEFADRTIELVDGRIR
- a CDS encoding ornithine cyclodeaminase translates to MTVARTVELEGHIIDSGMMQQCFGVVMDLGGDFDVEVFDVGTHKDAESYCRMVVTADDEESLREILHELHQHGAHLSDPPDATLEPAPGDKVVPHGFYSTTNHPTKVRYEGEWLPVENVEMDCAVVVEPASDPDAEAGDGESDAETADDGPRAYTKVLNAIEEGDFVVTDEAGVRVDPPERPRGSKGPFGFMQGGVSAERPSGSLIREIAEAVAETKAEGGTVLAVAGPAVIHAGAGDALARLVREGYVDMLSAGNGFAVHDLERGQYGTSLGLDVETLESPRKGHKHHIYTISEIIRAGGIEEAVEDGLVEEGVMYECVANDAPYVLAGSIRDDGPLPDTITDAVEAQNAIREQAREADLVIMLSTLLHSVAVGNCLPSTTKVVCVDIDPATVTQLLDRGSAQAIGMVTDVGTFVPKLAEVLVEE
- a CDS encoding COG1361 family protein; its protein translation is MTTARLLACLVVVVSAAASGVAPAVAASAGAADTPAKESVSSGEEPAALDTAAAQSSTPTLVTVRTSLNDTQPEAGSNVTLTTHVENVEDGDGDVYVETVEIRRQSDGEVLAEKTPNKRLWSGQRLESAQSFALEEPGEHDLTVHLELRRTDKTDYVVEQPVGITVYDPHPKMTVETEPTLPGSRTTLNFSLSNGNDEEIRSVEVRLRGDGVSVKDNRRSVAKLAATSTEQFAFEVSGDTEGTANLTADLEYTTANGTHRSVTRTLRPTFTPLSSPGAIELTGLSVVRRGQTLQISGSASNVGTTDVLGVTVGVKSGENVSPGQSTAEYFVGKVASSDFTSFKVRAQLDGNVSTVTVPLRVSYIVDDVRRNRTVSVTYDVPQRPAEPATSESGSSLPLSLPLVGGGLVGLVALAGGWRWFRGD
- a CDS encoding ABC transporter ATP-binding protein, with protein sequence MSLLDVSALDAGYGELQVLSNVDLHVEEGEYVTIVGPNGAGKSTAMKAVFGIADRLDGSITFDGGDIGDMDPEEVIHEGLSYVPQVDNVFPSLTVEENLRLGAYILDETPEERRRAVFERFPILEERLDANAGTLSGGQQQMLAMGAALMLDPDLLLLDEPSAGLAPDLVTEMFDRVDAVNDSGTAVLMVEQNAKEALRRCDRGYVLAQGENRYEGSGRDLLGDDEVRKQFLGG